In Caldisericota bacterium, the genomic window ATTTATGGTGATGAGCCTTCTTTATATTCCATGTATTGCTGCAATCGGTGTAATCTACAGAGAAACGAACAGTTGGAAGTGGACTACTTTTATCACTGTGTACTCGCTTGTTATAGGATGGGTGGTGGCGACTGCTGTGTATCAGTTGGGTTCACTCTTTATTTAATTTTTTGTAGAAAATATTAGACATGCCCAATATTACGGAAGGGGTGTAAAAAAAGTGATCTCATCTTTTATCCTTACAGAATCGCAGTGGAATACATCTCCCGAACTAAGTATACCAGAAAACAGTGATAAACACTCTATTGCTACGAACTTATGCTGTTTCTTGGCAGTTTTTTTAAATTACATCTTTATAGGACAATGGGTAAAAATAAGTTTGGCTTAAATAAAGGGTTTCTTTAATATTTGTTTTATAGTCATAATTAAAGAAACCCGCATTCCTTCGTACCATACCCAATAAAAGCTGTTAAACGCAGGATTATTTAATAGCGTTTTTATGCGTTTTAAGCGTTATAAAAATGATTTTCAATAGTTTATTCCTTTTTCTTCAAAATCGTTAAATTTGAGAGGCTTATGAGTGCCTCAAAAGATATGCTATAAATGTAGTGTTTATCAGCTGTTCTTACACACTAGAGAAATTAAAAAGCGACCTTAAAATATAAGTTTTCCCATATCATAAATGAAAAAAACTTTCTTGAGGTAAACCCCGCTTTTTATTTGATTGTTTTCTTTTTTCGGACACTGTACAATTTTTTAAAGTCAAATGAATTTAAAAAAGTTTAGCATGCCGTAGAATAAATTTGGAGATAATTTGTAGAGAAGATTAAATAAAAAAGATTGGGGGTATTTTCTCCCCCAATCTTAAATTGCTCTGTGTTAATTAATTTTGTCCAACCAGTTTTTTTATTGCATCCACTGCCTGTTCCGTTGTCATATTCCTGATATCTACCGGAAAGTGATGATTAACATCAAAACCGGCTTCTTTAAATGCATCCTTAAACATCTTTTGCTGCATACGTGAATCACATCCTGCCACAAATAATTTATCGATTTCTTTGTTTGCCATAAGAATTTTAAGAAATTCATCTCCATCATCAGCACAAAGTTGTGGATGGATAGCTACAAAATCGACAAGATTTTCTCTTCTTATTGTGTTTAATACCTCAAAAATGTCCATTTCATGAAAGGACGGACAAGTACCCTGACAAACACAAAGCAAAAGTCCTTTTTTAGCCATTTTTTACCCCCTTATCTCCAAAATATGTTATTGCATCGTTTTCGCAGGCTCCCTTTTGGCAACCCCGGCAAAACTCTACACATGCATCAGGATTGGCCACTAAAGGTTTGCCATTTTCTTCCTTTAGTACTCCGTGTGGGCAAGACTTTACACAGGCAAGACAACCTGTACACTTGCCATAATCTATTATTGGATACCAATTTTTAGCCATTTTAATCCTCCTTGACCCGAAGAATAGTTTACATTAATTACTTTTACAGAGAGTTAATGATTGCCCCAGCCGTCCCACCAACAATGACAAATATTTCTCATTGTTTACTCCTTTCAACTTTTAATTTCTTGTACACATTCTGGTAAGTGACATTCTTCAAATAAACGACACGTTCTTTTACAAATAAAAACAAGTGTGAGCATTAACGGTACCTCAATGAGAACGCCAACTACAGTTGCCAGTGTAGCGCCTGCCGATAAGCCAAAGAGCATTGTTGCAGTTGCAATTGCTACCTCAAAATGATTTGAAGCTCCGATCATTGCAACAGGAGCAGCATCGTGATATGAGAGATTAAACAATCTTGCTAAAACAAAATATCCTAAACTGAAAATAAGTATTGTTTGAATAAAAAGAGGAATAGCAATCCAGAGGATTGTAAGAGGATTTTCGATTATAATTTTACCCTTAAAAGAGAATAAAAGTATCAATGTGAGAAGGAGTGCAACTATACTAACAGGTGTAAGCCAGTGTAAAAATTTTGTATTAAACCATTCTATTCCCTTCGATTTTATGATATATTTTCGGGAATAATATCCGGCGACTAATGGCAAAGCCACATATATTAGCACAGAAAATAAAATTGTCTTCCATGGGACAGGCATTGCATTTACACCAAGTAAAAATCGTCCAATGGGGGCATAAAGTACAAGCATAGTAAGCGAATTTATAGCAACCATTACCAGAGTGAGTCCGTCATTACCTTTTGCAAGGTAGCTCCACATTAGTACCATAGCCGTGCAGGGCGCGATACCCAATAAAATTGTACCGGAAATATAACTTCGCCATAGCTCAACTTCCTGCCCCGTTTTAATTATTTCTGTTCCAGGCAAGAATCCCTTAAATAAGAAGCCCAAAAAGAATGAAGCAATCAAATACATGGTAAATGGCTTGATTGCCCAATTGATGAACAAAGTTAAAAAAACAGGTTTGGGAGTTTTTGTAGCTTTTATCACCTCTTTGAAATCTATTTTTACCATAATCGGATACATCATAAAAAATAAGCAGATAGCAATGGGTATTGAAACATTGTATATTGAAAAAGAATCCAGCTTGATTGCAATTTCAGGAGCTGCTTTTCCCAACAAGATACCTATGCCAATACAGCCTAAAACCCATAATGTTAAGTATTTTTTAAAGATGGATAATTTTCTTGTAGCTTTCATTTGCTGCATCCTCCATTAGAGTAAAACTTTGTTAATCTCAATTAAAATTAAGTTATTCATCTTGCAAATGATTATAAAAACTATATAAAAAATATCAACAATACGAAATGCTTACTGTTCTTAATTAAATATTGCTATTTTTAATTTTTTGAATGCGCTTTTAAAGAGCATGTGTTGATATAAAAGTATTGTATATACAAGTGGTGCCGAAGGAGGGAGTTGAACCCTCACGGGGCTCTGAACCCCTGCGGATTTTGAGTCCGCCGCGTCTGCCAATTCCGCCACTTCGGCTTTCCGATTCATTATAAATAATAACGGTAGTAGGTCAAGTTGATGACGATTAACTATGATGAAAATATTTTTTTACATATTTTTCATATGCAATAGGCCATTCTCTTTTGGTAGATTTCAGCCCAAGAATTTCCATAAAAATAACGAAAATTATTACTGATATTACAAGGGTAGTGTCGTGCGTCATAAACCACAAAACTAAAGGGAAAAATGGTACTGCGACAAAAAGGCTTACCACCTGTGAGTGGGTGATTATAAGTATTATCGACCATGGAATTGCAACAAGAACGAGTAGCAGCACAGTTCTTGCTTGCACTACAAGAGGAAGAATAAAAAGAAATACACCAAGCGTTGCAGCAGCCCCCTTCCCTCCCTTAAATTGCAAAAATGGTGAAAATACATGGCCGAATACAGCAGCAAGACCAAAATATATGAGCAGCGTTGGCGAGAAATGGTATAACCTGTAGATAAAATAAAGCGCAAAGTATCCTTTTGCCATATCTCCCAGCAGTGCTACCGTTCCTGCTCGCCAGCTGACCAGATGAAATATATTCCCTGCACCGGGATTTTTGCTTCCATATTTTCTAATATCTATATGCTTTGTAACTTTCCCTACGATGTATGGCCAAGGAATTGCTCCCATTAAAAATGCTATTAAAATAGAAATTATATATTTCATGCTTTTATTATATTTTTGTTATTAAGCTATGCAAGTTTTACTATGTGTTTTTAGCGAGATATTCTATACTATAATAAATGGATGAAGAAGAAATTATAGAGCGATTAAAGAAGAACGATGTTTACGCGCAGGAGTATGTTATAAGAAAATATAAAAACTTTCTTTTTAATTCTGTATTTCATGTTGCGCAAAGATCTGAAGTTGCTCAAGATGTGGTGGAAGATACTTTTATCAAGTGTTTTAAGAAGATAAACCAGTTTGATGGCAGGGCATCTCTTTCTACGTGGCTTTACCGCATTGGGATGAACACGCTCAAAAATATGCTTGAAAGCGAAGGAGCACGGAGCAGGCTGAAAGATAGGTTAAAATGGAAAAAAGCTGTAGATTATTCTGAGGAGCAATTCAAGGGAAACGATAAAAAAAAGCAGATTATCTGGGAGGGAATGAAGCACATTACTGCAATTGAAAGGGAGGCTATTACACTTGTGGATATTCAAGGGCTTAATTATGAAGACGCAAGCGAACTTTTAGCAGTTCCAGTGGGGACTGTTAAGTCTCGCTTATTCAGAGCAAGGGAGCATTTAAGAAAAGAAATTTTAAAACGGAACTTTTTTGAGAGGGAGCTGTCTAAAGAGTGATGAAAGAAAAAATTTCGAAATACATTAATGGAGAAGGAAACAAAGAGGAGATAAAAAAACTTCTTGGAAAAGATAAAGAAGCGCGAGAATATTATGAACAGCTCAGCGAGATGAAAGCCATGCTTTCCGATATGAAGGTAAACGCTTTACCAGGCATTGAGGAAAATGTTCTTAAAAAAGTGCACAGAAAACGCTTCCGGGTTCCCTATCGGGCGATTTCTTTTGCTGCAATACTTCTTGTTTTGTTTCTGTTTTTGAAAGTTCCAGGTTTAAAATATGATTATCAGCTTGGATCTCCTGAAATAGACAACAATATACGAACAACGGCACCGGCAGAGGATGAGCTCCCTTATGAATCTGGTCCGGGGAAAGGATTTCAAGGAGAGTTTATTTTGTCTCATGCGGGGTTTGAGATAATGGTGGAAGAAAGTGAAAAAACAGATGTAATTGCGCTTTTGGCTCAGTATGGCAAGCTGAAAAGTGGCGAGGAGAATCTCTTTGTTTACACAATAGATAGCGAAACACTGCCTGTTGTTCTGGAAAAATTGGAGAAATCGTACAAAATAAGCAATATAAACATACCAGAAAAGGAAGGGACAATTACACTCACTGTAAAGATAAATTCTCCATAGCTCTATCTTTTTTACTGCCCAGGTCGTTAGTTATTTGCAAACTTGATTTATTTTATTCAGCAAGTACAATGTTTTGATATGAGAAAAATATTTGGAACTGATGGCGTACGTGGTATTGCAAATAAGGAATTAACAGCAGAATTAGCGCTTAACCTTGGACGAGCGGCTGGTTTTATCTTTAAGAATGGTGCATCTTTTCTTGTGGGTGAAGACACGCGCGTTTCATCTCCTATGTTGAGGAATGCAGTATCAGCAGGCATTGCTAGCATA contains:
- a CDS encoding heterodisulfide reductase subunit A-like protein, with the protein product MAKKGLLLCVCQGTCPSFHEMDIFEVLNTIRRENLVDFVAIHPQLCADDGDEFLKILMANKEIDKLFVAGCDSRMQQKMFKDAFKEAGFDVNHHFPVDIRNMTTEQAVDAIKKLVGQN
- a CDS encoding 4Fe-4S binding protein; amino-acid sequence: MAKNWYPIIDYGKCTGCLACVKSCPHGVLKEENGKPLVANPDACVEFCRGCQKGACENDAITYFGDKGVKNG
- the arsB gene encoding ACR3 family arsenite efflux transporter, whose protein sequence is MKATRKLSIFKKYLTLWVLGCIGIGILLGKAAPEIAIKLDSFSIYNVSIPIAICLFFMMYPIMVKIDFKEVIKATKTPKPVFLTLFINWAIKPFTMYLIASFFLGFLFKGFLPGTEIIKTGQEVELWRSYISGTILLGIAPCTAMVLMWSYLAKGNDGLTLVMVAINSLTMLVLYAPIGRFLLGVNAMPVPWKTILFSVLIYVALPLVAGYYSRKYIIKSKGIEWFNTKFLHWLTPVSIVALLLTLILLFSFKGKIIIENPLTILWIAIPLFIQTILIFSLGYFVLARLFNLSYHDAAPVAMIGASNHFEVAIATATMLFGLSAGATLATVVGVLIEVPLMLTLVFICKRTCRLFEECHLPECVQEIKS
- a CDS encoding glycerol-3-phosphate acyltransferase; protein product: MKYIISILIAFLMGAIPWPYIVGKVTKHIDIRKYGSKNPGAGNIFHLVSWRAGTVALLGDMAKGYFALYFIYRLYHFSPTLLIYFGLAAVFGHVFSPFLQFKGGKGAAATLGVFLFILPLVVQARTVLLLVLVAIPWSIILIITHSQVVSLFVAVPFFPLVLWFMTHDTTLVISVIIFVIFMEILGLKSTKREWPIAYEKYVKKYFHHS
- a CDS encoding sigma-70 family RNA polymerase sigma factor, whose translation is MDEEEIIERLKKNDVYAQEYVIRKYKNFLFNSVFHVAQRSEVAQDVVEDTFIKCFKKINQFDGRASLSTWLYRIGMNTLKNMLESEGARSRLKDRLKWKKAVDYSEEQFKGNDKKKQIIWEGMKHITAIEREAITLVDIQGLNYEDASELLAVPVGTVKSRLFRAREHLRKEILKRNFFERELSKE